A region of Arvicanthis niloticus isolate mArvNil1 chromosome 18, mArvNil1.pat.X, whole genome shotgun sequence DNA encodes the following proteins:
- the Dhps gene encoding deoxyhypusine synthase isoform X2, translated as MEGTPPGAAPSSALAAVLKHSSALPPESAQVQGYDFNRGVDYHALLEAYGTTGFQATNFGRAVQQVNAMIEKKLEPLAVDEDHHEDLTQSRRPLTGCTIFLGYTSNLISSGIRETIRYLVQHNMVDVLVTTAGGVEEDLIKCLAPTYLGEFSLRGKELRENGINRIGNLLVPNDNYCKFEDWLMPILDQMVLEQNTEGVKWTPSKMISRLGKEINNPESVYYWAHKNHIPVLSPALTDGSLGDMIFFHSYKNPGLILDIVEDLRLINMQAIFAKRSGMIILGGGMVKHHIANANLMRNGADYAVYINTAQEFDGSDSGARPDEAVSWGKIRMDAQPVKVYADASLVFPLLVAETFAQKADAFKAEKNED; from the exons ATGGAGGGGACCCCGCCGGGGGCGGCGCCCTCCTCGGCGCTGGCCGCCGTGCTCAAGCACAGCTCGGCGTTGCCGCCGGAGAGCGCCCAGGTCCAAGGTTACGACTTCAACCGCGGCGTAGATTACCACGCGCTTCTGGAAGCCTATGGCACTACCGGCTTCCAGGCTACCAACTTCGGGCGCGCGGTGCAGCAAGTCAACGCCATG ATTGAGAAGAAGCTGGAGCCACTGGCAGTAGATGAAGATCATCACGAAGACCTGACTCAGAGCCGCCGCCCACTCACAGGCTGCACCATTTTCTTGGGCTATACTTCCAACCTCATCAGTTCAGGCATCCGTGAGACCATTCGGTACCTAGTGCAGCACAACATG GTCGATGTACTGGTGACCACTGCTGGAGGTGTGGAAGAAGACCTCATCAAGTGCCTGGCACCCACATATCTTGGCGAGTTCAGCCTCAGGGGGAAGGAGCTCCGGGAGAATGGGATCAATAG GATTGGGAACTTGCTAGTGCCAAACGACAACTACTGCAAGTTTGAGGACTGGCTCATGCCCATTCTGGACCAGATGGTGCTGGAGCAGAATACAGAG GGTGTGAAGTGGACGCCTTCCAAGATGATCTCCCGGCTTGGGAAGGAGATCAACAACCCAGAGTCTGTGTATTATTGGGCCCATAAG AACCACATCCCTGTGCTGAGTCCTGCACTCacagatggctcactgggtgaCATGATCTTCTTCCATTCCTATAAAAACCCAGGCCTGATCCTGGACATTGTTGAAG ACCTGCGACTCATCAACATGCAGGCCATATTCGCCAAGCGCTCTGGAATGATCATCCTGGGTGGAGGTATGGTCAAGCACCACATCGCCAACGCTAACCTCATG CGGAATGGAGCCGACTACGCTGTTTATATTAACACAGCCCAGGAGTTTGATGGTTCAGACTCGGGAGCCCGGCCAGATGAAGCTGTCTCTTGGGGCAAGATCCGGATGGATGCACAGCCAGTTAAG gtCTATGCTGATGCTTCTCTGGTTTTCCCCTTGCTGGTGGCTGAGACATTTGCCCAAAAGGCAGATGCCTTCAAAGCTGAGAAGAATGAAGACTAA
- the Gng14 gene encoding guanine nucleotide-binding protein G(I)/G(S)/G(O) subunit gamma-14 translates to MSSKVAIGSDIGQARRAVEQLRMEAGINRIKVSKAATDLLQFCTEQAKSDPFLVGIPAATNPFKEKKPCAIL, encoded by the exons ATGTCCAGCAAGGTGGCCATTGGCAGTGACATCGGACAGGCCCGCCGGGCAGTGGAGCAACTGCGGATGGAAGCAGGCATCAACCGCATAAAG GTTTCCAAGGCAGCCACAGATCTGCTGCAGTTCTGCACGGAGCAGGCCAAGAGCGACCCCTTCCTTGTGGGCATCCCAGCGGCCACCAACCCttttaaggaaaagaaacccTGTGCTATCCTCTGA
- the Dhps gene encoding deoxyhypusine synthase isoform X4 — protein sequence MEGTPPGAAPSSALAAVLKHSSALPPESAQVQGYDFNRGVDYHALLEAYGTTGFQATNFGRAVQQVNAMIEKKLEPLAVDEDHHEDLTQSRRPLTGCTIFLGYTSNLISSGIRETIRYLVQHNMVDVLVTTAGGVEEDLIKCLAPTYLGEFSLRGKELRENGINRIGNLLVPNDNYCKFEDWLMPILDQMVLEQNTEGVKWTPSKMISRLGKEINNPESVYYWAHKNHIPVLSPALTDGSLGDMIFFHSYKNPGLILDIVEDLRLINMQAIFAKRSGMIILGGGMVKHHIANANLMVSGPGQMKLSLGARSGWMHSQLRSMLMLLWFSPCWWLRHLPKRQMPSKLRRMKTKKIGKD from the exons ATGGAGGGGACCCCGCCGGGGGCGGCGCCCTCCTCGGCGCTGGCCGCCGTGCTCAAGCACAGCTCGGCGTTGCCGCCGGAGAGCGCCCAGGTCCAAGGTTACGACTTCAACCGCGGCGTAGATTACCACGCGCTTCTGGAAGCCTATGGCACTACCGGCTTCCAGGCTACCAACTTCGGGCGCGCGGTGCAGCAAGTCAACGCCATG ATTGAGAAGAAGCTGGAGCCACTGGCAGTAGATGAAGATCATCACGAAGACCTGACTCAGAGCCGCCGCCCACTCACAGGCTGCACCATTTTCTTGGGCTATACTTCCAACCTCATCAGTTCAGGCATCCGTGAGACCATTCGGTACCTAGTGCAGCACAACATG GTCGATGTACTGGTGACCACTGCTGGAGGTGTGGAAGAAGACCTCATCAAGTGCCTGGCACCCACATATCTTGGCGAGTTCAGCCTCAGGGGGAAGGAGCTCCGGGAGAATGGGATCAATAG GATTGGGAACTTGCTAGTGCCAAACGACAACTACTGCAAGTTTGAGGACTGGCTCATGCCCATTCTGGACCAGATGGTGCTGGAGCAGAATACAGAG GGTGTGAAGTGGACGCCTTCCAAGATGATCTCCCGGCTTGGGAAGGAGATCAACAACCCAGAGTCTGTGTATTATTGGGCCCATAAG AACCACATCCCTGTGCTGAGTCCTGCACTCacagatggctcactgggtgaCATGATCTTCTTCCATTCCTATAAAAACCCAGGCCTGATCCTGGACATTGTTGAAG ACCTGCGACTCATCAACATGCAGGCCATATTCGCCAAGCGCTCTGGAATGATCATCCTGGGTGGAGGTATGGTCAAGCACCACATCGCCAACGCTAACCTCATGGTGAGTGGA CCCGGCCAGATGAAGCTGTCTCTTGGGGCAAGATCCGGATGGATGCACAGCCAGTTAAG gtCTATGCTGATGCTTCTCTGGTTTTCCCCTTGCTGGTGGCTGAGACATTTGCCCAAAAGGCAGATGCCTTCAAAGCTGAGAAGAATGAAGACTAAGAAGATTGGTAAAGACTGA
- the Fbxw9 gene encoding F-box/WD repeat-containing protein 9 — MELPSGRCGDPRSCEVESDPEPDPDPDAQAEAYVARVLTPPKPGLNPRRSSLQSMFSASLGVPERKAASKVPTVRLPGLLSLPPELLLEICAYLDARVVLHVLPCVCQALHDLVRDRVTWRLRAQRRVRAPYPVVEEENFDWPAACIELEQHLARWAEDGQRTEYFCLADGHFASIDAVLLLQGGTLCLSGSRDRNVNLWDLRHLGKDSSRVLVKALGTQGNSTHKGWVWSLAAQDHRVCSGSWDSTVKLWDMAADGQQFGEIKGKAAVLCLSYQPDILVTGTYDKKVTIYDPRAGLALVKSRRLHSSAVLAVLADDRHIISGSEDHSLVVFDRRANSVLQRLQLDSYLLCMSYQEPQLWAGDNQGLLHVFANRDGCFQLVRSFDVGHHSQITGIKHSLGTLYTTSTDKTIRVHVPTDPPRTICTRSHHNVLNGICAEGNVVVAASGGLSLEVWRLLA; from the exons ATGGAGCTTCCCTCAGGGCGCTGTGGGGATCCTCGCTCTTGTGAGGTCGAGTCGGACCCCGAGCCAGACCCGGACCCTGACGCTCAAGCTGAGGCCTACGTAGCCCGCGTGCTCACCCCGCCCAAACCTGGCCTGAACCCGCGGCGCTCGTCCCTGCAGTCCATGTTCTCCGCGTCCCTGGGCGTGCCGGAGCGAAAGGCTGCCTCCAAAGTCCCGACCGTGCGCCTGCCGGGCCTCCTGAGCCTTCCCCCGGAGCTGCTGCTGGAAATCTGTGCTTACTTGGATGCGCGGGTCGTGCTTCATGTCCTGCCGTGCGTGTGCCAAGCGCTGCACGACCTCGTGCGTGATCGTGTCACCTGGAGGCTACGCGCTCAACGCCGCGTACGCGCACCCTATCCAGTGGTGGAAG AGGAGAACTTTGACTGGCCAGCCGCCTGCATTGAGCTGGAACAGCACCTGGCCCGCTGGGCAGAGGATGGACAGCGGACTGAGTACTTCTGCCTGGCTGATGGTCACTTTGCTTCCATTGATGCAGTGCTGTTGCTCCAG GGTGGGACACTGTGTCTGTCAGGCTCCCGGGATCGAAATGTCAACCTGTGGGACCTGCGGCATCTAGGGAAGGATTCCAGCCGAGTTCTGGTGAAGGCCTTGGGCACCCAGGGCAATAGCACACACAAG GGCTGGGTCTGGTCGCTAGCAGCACAGGACCACCGTGTGTGCTCCGGCTCTTGGGACAGCACCGTGAAGCTGTGGGACATGGCAGCTGATGGGCAGCAGTTTGGAGAGATCAA GGGCAAAGCGGCAGTGCTGTGCCTCTCCTACCAACCTGATATCCTGGTGACTGGTACCTATGACAAGAAGGTGACCATCTATGATCCCAGAG CTGGCTTGGCCCTGGTGAAGAGCCGGAGGCTGCATTCAAGTGCTGTGCTAGCGGTGCTGGCCGACGACAGGCACATCATCTCAGGCAGTGAGGACCACAGTCTGGTGGTATTTGATCGCCGAGCCAATAGTGTCCTACAGCGGCTGCAG CTGGACTCCTATCTGCTCTGCATGTCTTACCAGGAGCCCCAGCTCTGGGCAGGTGACAACCAGGGCCTGCTGCACGTCTTCGCCAACCGAGATGGTTGTTTCCAGCTTGTTCGG TCCTTTGATGTGGGTCACCATTCTCAGATCACAGGAATCAAACACTCTCTGGGGACTTTGTATACAACATCTACTGACAAGACTATTCGG GTTCATGTGCCCACAGATCCACCTAGGACCATCTGTACCCGAAGCCACCACAACGTGTTAAATGGG ATCTGTGCTGAGGGCAATGTAGTGGTGGCTGCCTCTGGTGGCCTGTCATTGGAGGTCTGGAGGCTGCTGGCCTGA
- the Dhps gene encoding deoxyhypusine synthase isoform X3 produces the protein MVDVLVTTAGGVEEDLIKCLAPTYLGEFSLRGKELRENGINRIGNLLVPNDNYCKFEDWLMPILDQMVLEQNTEGVKWTPSKMISRLGKEINNPESVYYWAHKPCVVFFMPASSRKAEGHVHQTNQAAYSGLEGCHWVGDQSFSGVWAVAANWSCLDQNHIPVLSPALTDGSLGDMIFFHSYKNPGLILDIVEDLRLINMQAIFAKRSGMIILGGGMVKHHIANANLMRNGADYAVYINTAQEFDGSDSGARPDEAVSWGKIRMDAQPVKVYADASLVFPLLVAETFAQKADAFKAEKNED, from the exons ATG GTCGATGTACTGGTGACCACTGCTGGAGGTGTGGAAGAAGACCTCATCAAGTGCCTGGCACCCACATATCTTGGCGAGTTCAGCCTCAGGGGGAAGGAGCTCCGGGAGAATGGGATCAATAG GATTGGGAACTTGCTAGTGCCAAACGACAACTACTGCAAGTTTGAGGACTGGCTCATGCCCATTCTGGACCAGATGGTGCTGGAGCAGAATACAGAG GGTGTGAAGTGGACGCCTTCCAAGATGATCTCCCGGCTTGGGAAGGAGATCAACAACCCAGAGTCTGTGTATTATTGGGCCCATAAG CCGTGTGTGGTTTTCTTCATGCCTGCCTCCTCACGTAAAGCCGAGGGTCATGTCCACCAGACAAATCAAGCGGCCTACTCAGGTCTGGAGGGATGCCACTGGGTTGGGGATCAGAGTTTTTCTGGGGTGTGGGCTGTAGCCGCTAACTGGTCCTGTCTCGACCAGAACCACATCCCTGTGCTGAGTCCTGCACTCacagatggctcactgggtgaCATGATCTTCTTCCATTCCTATAAAAACCCAGGCCTGATCCTGGACATTGTTGAAG ACCTGCGACTCATCAACATGCAGGCCATATTCGCCAAGCGCTCTGGAATGATCATCCTGGGTGGAGGTATGGTCAAGCACCACATCGCCAACGCTAACCTCATG CGGAATGGAGCCGACTACGCTGTTTATATTAACACAGCCCAGGAGTTTGATGGTTCAGACTCGGGAGCCCGGCCAGATGAAGCTGTCTCTTGGGGCAAGATCCGGATGGATGCACAGCCAGTTAAG gtCTATGCTGATGCTTCTCTGGTTTTCCCCTTGCTGGTGGCTGAGACATTTGCCCAAAAGGCAGATGCCTTCAAAGCTGAGAAGAATGAAGACTAA
- the Dhps gene encoding deoxyhypusine synthase isoform X1 — MEGTPPGAAPSSALAAVLKHSSALPPESAQVQGYDFNRGVDYHALLEAYGTTGFQATNFGRAVQQVNAMIEKKLEPLAVDEDHHEDLTQSRRPLTGCTIFLGYTSNLISSGIRETIRYLVQHNMVDVLVTTAGGVEEDLIKCLAPTYLGEFSLRGKELRENGINRIGNLLVPNDNYCKFEDWLMPILDQMVLEQNTEGVKWTPSKMISRLGKEINNPESVYYWAHKPCVVFFMPASSRKAEGHVHQTNQAAYSGLEGCHWVGDQSFSGVWAVAANWSCLDQNHIPVLSPALTDGSLGDMIFFHSYKNPGLILDIVEDLRLINMQAIFAKRSGMIILGGGMVKHHIANANLMRNGADYAVYINTAQEFDGSDSGARPDEAVSWGKIRMDAQPVKVYADASLVFPLLVAETFAQKADAFKAEKNED; from the exons ATGGAGGGGACCCCGCCGGGGGCGGCGCCCTCCTCGGCGCTGGCCGCCGTGCTCAAGCACAGCTCGGCGTTGCCGCCGGAGAGCGCCCAGGTCCAAGGTTACGACTTCAACCGCGGCGTAGATTACCACGCGCTTCTGGAAGCCTATGGCACTACCGGCTTCCAGGCTACCAACTTCGGGCGCGCGGTGCAGCAAGTCAACGCCATG ATTGAGAAGAAGCTGGAGCCACTGGCAGTAGATGAAGATCATCACGAAGACCTGACTCAGAGCCGCCGCCCACTCACAGGCTGCACCATTTTCTTGGGCTATACTTCCAACCTCATCAGTTCAGGCATCCGTGAGACCATTCGGTACCTAGTGCAGCACAACATG GTCGATGTACTGGTGACCACTGCTGGAGGTGTGGAAGAAGACCTCATCAAGTGCCTGGCACCCACATATCTTGGCGAGTTCAGCCTCAGGGGGAAGGAGCTCCGGGAGAATGGGATCAATAG GATTGGGAACTTGCTAGTGCCAAACGACAACTACTGCAAGTTTGAGGACTGGCTCATGCCCATTCTGGACCAGATGGTGCTGGAGCAGAATACAGAG GGTGTGAAGTGGACGCCTTCCAAGATGATCTCCCGGCTTGGGAAGGAGATCAACAACCCAGAGTCTGTGTATTATTGGGCCCATAAG CCGTGTGTGGTTTTCTTCATGCCTGCCTCCTCACGTAAAGCCGAGGGTCATGTCCACCAGACAAATCAAGCGGCCTACTCAGGTCTGGAGGGATGCCACTGGGTTGGGGATCAGAGTTTTTCTGGGGTGTGGGCTGTAGCCGCTAACTGGTCCTGTCTCGACCAGAACCACATCCCTGTGCTGAGTCCTGCACTCacagatggctcactgggtgaCATGATCTTCTTCCATTCCTATAAAAACCCAGGCCTGATCCTGGACATTGTTGAAG ACCTGCGACTCATCAACATGCAGGCCATATTCGCCAAGCGCTCTGGAATGATCATCCTGGGTGGAGGTATGGTCAAGCACCACATCGCCAACGCTAACCTCATG CGGAATGGAGCCGACTACGCTGTTTATATTAACACAGCCCAGGAGTTTGATGGTTCAGACTCGGGAGCCCGGCCAGATGAAGCTGTCTCTTGGGGCAAGATCCGGATGGATGCACAGCCAGTTAAG gtCTATGCTGATGCTTCTCTGGTTTTCCCCTTGCTGGTGGCTGAGACATTTGCCCAAAAGGCAGATGCCTTCAAAGCTGAGAAGAATGAAGACTAA